From Achromobacter spanius, a single genomic window includes:
- the azu gene encoding azurin, with product MLAKATLAILLSASSLPVLAAQCEATVESNDAMQFNVKEIVVDKSCKEFTVNLKHVGKMAKVAMGHNWVLTKEADKQGVATDGMGAGLAQDYVKAGDTRVIAHTKVIGGGESDSVKIDVSKLAAGENYAFFCSFPGHWAMMKGTLKVGG from the coding sequence ATGCTGGCAAAAGCCACCCTCGCCATCCTTCTTTCCGCCTCCAGCCTGCCCGTGCTGGCCGCGCAATGTGAAGCCACCGTCGAAAGCAACGACGCCATGCAGTTCAACGTCAAGGAGATCGTGGTTGACAAGAGCTGCAAGGAATTCACGGTCAACCTGAAGCACGTCGGCAAGATGGCCAAGGTCGCAATGGGCCACAACTGGGTCCTCACCAAGGAAGCCGACAAGCAGGGCGTCGCTACGGACGGCATGGGCGCCGGCCTCGCGCAGGACTACGTCAAGGCGGGCGACACCCGCGTCATCGCCCACACCAAGGTCATTGGCGGCGGCGAATCCGACTCCGTCAAGATCGATGTCTCCAAGCTCGCCGCTGGCGAAAACTACGCATTTTTCTGCTCCTTCCCCGGCCACTGGGCCATGATGAAGGGCACGCTCAAAGTCGGCGGCTGA
- a CDS encoding peptidylprolyl isomerase, which yields MSTNPRVKLQTNQGDMVITLDAAKAPKSVENFLTYVKEGFYNGTVFHRVIDGFMIQGGGFEPGMKQKQTHAPIENEANNGLKNDKYTLAMARTSDPHSATAQFFINVSNNDFLNFTSPTPNGWGYAVFGTITEGTDVVEKIKGVKTGNKGFHQNVPNEDVIIEKAEVLE from the coding sequence ATGAGCACCAATCCCCGCGTCAAGCTTCAAACGAACCAAGGCGACATGGTCATCACCCTGGACGCCGCCAAGGCGCCCAAGTCCGTCGAAAACTTCCTGACCTACGTCAAGGAAGGCTTCTACAACGGCACGGTGTTCCATCGTGTGATCGACGGCTTCATGATCCAGGGCGGCGGCTTCGAGCCCGGCATGAAGCAGAAGCAGACGCACGCCCCGATCGAAAACGAGGCCAACAACGGCCTGAAGAACGACAAGTACACCCTGGCCATGGCCCGCACCAGCGATCCGCACTCGGCCACCGCGCAGTTCTTCATCAACGTGTCCAACAACGACTTCCTGAACTTCACGTCGCCCACGCCGAACGGCTGGGGCTACGCCGTGTTCGGCACCATCACCGAAGGCACCGACGTGGTCGAGAAGATCAAGGGCGTGAAGACCGGTAACAAGGGCTTCCACCAGAACGTCCCGAACGAAGACGTGATCATCGAGAAGGCCGAAGTTCTTGAATAA
- the cysS gene encoding cysteine--tRNA ligase, producing MLQIYNTLSRTKEPFKPAQAGQVRMYVCGMTVYDFCHLGHARMLVSFDVVQRWLRASGLTVDYVRNITDIDDKIIRRAVETGRRIGEVTEFYIDAMHADERALGVQSPDREPRATQYVGEMLDIIGKLETNGLAYQAEDGDVNYAVRGFPGYGKLSGKTLDDLRAGERVAVGSGKRDPLDFVLWKSAKAEEPADTKWESPYGLGRPGWHIECSAMSKSLLGLPLDIHGGGPDLKFPHHENEIAQTEGAFGGTLANIWMHCGPLMVDSDKMSKSLGNFRTIRQTVAQSEPAADQSEYQVNPREAEMVRFFIVRNHYRSPQNYTPDNLIDAQNALDRLYQALQNVPADDQGIDWDEPQAQAFKAAMDDDFNSSGAVAALFELASDANRTKSARSAGQMKALASLLGLLQQAPATYFQSATRYSAAAIEQGARSTLDADAIQSLIDARAAAKAARDFAEADRIRAELRESGIELDDKPGGLTQWRRA from the coding sequence ATGCTGCAAATCTACAACACGTTATCGCGTACCAAAGAACCGTTCAAACCGGCCCAAGCCGGCCAGGTGCGCATGTACGTGTGTGGCATGACCGTGTATGACTTCTGCCATCTGGGCCACGCCCGCATGCTGGTGTCGTTTGATGTCGTGCAGCGCTGGCTGCGCGCCAGCGGCCTGACGGTGGACTACGTGCGCAACATCACGGACATCGACGACAAGATCATCCGCCGCGCCGTTGAAACCGGCCGCCGCATCGGCGAAGTCACCGAGTTCTACATCGACGCCATGCACGCCGACGAGCGCGCGCTGGGCGTTCAATCCCCCGACCGCGAGCCGCGCGCCACGCAATACGTGGGCGAGATGCTCGACATCATCGGCAAGCTTGAAACCAATGGTCTGGCTTACCAGGCCGAAGACGGCGACGTGAACTACGCCGTGCGCGGTTTCCCCGGCTACGGCAAGCTGTCCGGCAAGACGCTGGATGACCTGCGCGCCGGCGAGCGCGTGGCGGTCGGGTCCGGCAAGCGCGATCCGCTGGATTTCGTCCTCTGGAAGTCCGCCAAGGCCGAAGAACCCGCCGACACCAAGTGGGAATCGCCCTACGGCCTGGGCCGCCCGGGCTGGCACATCGAGTGCTCGGCCATGAGCAAGTCGCTGCTGGGCCTGCCGCTCGACATCCACGGCGGCGGTCCGGACCTGAAATTTCCGCACCATGAAAACGAGATCGCCCAGACCGAGGGCGCTTTCGGCGGCACGCTGGCCAACATCTGGATGCACTGCGGCCCGCTGATGGTTGATTCGGACAAGATGTCCAAGTCCCTGGGCAACTTCCGCACCATCCGCCAGACCGTCGCGCAGAGCGAACCGGCAGCCGACCAGTCCGAATACCAGGTGAACCCGCGCGAAGCGGAAATGGTGCGCTTCTTCATTGTGCGCAACCACTACCGCAGCCCGCAGAACTACACGCCGGACAACCTGATCGACGCGCAGAACGCCCTGGATCGCCTGTACCAAGCCTTGCAGAACGTGCCGGCCGACGATCAGGGCATCGACTGGGACGAACCGCAGGCGCAGGCCTTCAAGGCCGCGATGGACGACGACTTCAACAGCTCGGGCGCCGTCGCCGCGCTGTTCGAACTGGCCTCCGACGCCAACCGCACCAAAAGCGCGCGCAGCGCCGGGCAGATGAAGGCGCTGGCCTCGCTGCTGGGCCTGCTGCAGCAAGCGCCGGCCACGTACTTCCAGTCTGCGACCCGCTATTCCGCGGCCGCCATCGAGCAGGGCGCGCGAAGCACGCTTGACGCCGACGCCATCCAGTCCCTGATCGACGCGCGCGCTGCCGCCAAGGCTGCCCGTGATTTCGCCGAGGCCGATCGCATTCGCGCGGAACTGCGCGAATCCGGTATCGAGCTGGACGACAAGCCGGGCGGCCTGACGCAATGGCGCCGCGCGTGA
- a CDS encoding UDP-2,3-diacylglucosamine diphosphatase, which translates to MNNISLPGPVWLASDLHLGPATPATSEAFLAFLQAAEEEAAALLLPGDIFDAWIGDDVIRAAPPWLATVLAALRNTAARIPVWLGRGNRDFLIGEELAKAVGASLLPEPALLETDFGQVLLTHGDEFCTDDAAYQQFRKMVRNPQWQAEFLAKTIPERLAMAQQARGESQAANQTKSMEIMDVNADAIESIFRETGVRVLVHGHTHRPNRHVLDIDGQKRERWVLPDWDCDHVSPPRGGWLVIDRDGLQFYDLETEA; encoded by the coding sequence TTGAATAATATCTCCCTGCCCGGCCCGGTCTGGCTGGCATCCGACCTGCACCTGGGGCCGGCCACGCCGGCCACCTCGGAGGCCTTCCTGGCCTTTCTGCAGGCGGCAGAGGAAGAGGCGGCAGCCCTGCTGCTGCCCGGCGACATCTTCGACGCCTGGATCGGCGACGACGTGATCCGCGCCGCGCCGCCGTGGCTTGCCACGGTGCTGGCGGCGCTACGCAATACGGCTGCGCGCATCCCGGTCTGGCTGGGCCGCGGCAACCGCGATTTCCTCATCGGCGAAGAACTGGCCAAGGCCGTGGGCGCAAGCCTGCTGCCCGAGCCGGCGCTGCTGGAAACCGATTTCGGCCAGGTCCTGCTGACCCACGGCGACGAGTTCTGTACGGACGACGCCGCCTACCAGCAATTCCGCAAGATGGTCCGCAACCCGCAATGGCAGGCCGAATTCCTGGCCAAGACCATCCCCGAGCGGCTGGCCATGGCGCAGCAGGCCCGCGGCGAAAGCCAGGCGGCCAACCAGACGAAGTCCATGGAAATCATGGACGTCAATGCAGACGCCATCGAATCGATCTTCCGCGAGACGGGCGTTCGCGTGCTGGTGCATGGCCACACGCATCGCCCGAACCGCCACGTGCTCGATATCGACGGCCAAAAGCGCGAACGCTGGGTGCTGCCCGACTGGGACTGCGACCACGTGTCGCCCCCGCGCGGCGGTTGGCTGGTCATCGATCGCGACGGGCTGCAGTTCTACGACCTGGAAACGGAAGCGTAG
- a CDS encoding acetyl-CoA carboxylase carboxyltransferase subunit alpha, translating to MRNTFLEFEQPLAELENKIEQLRYVQADSAVDISDEIGRLQQKSQTLAKEIYAKLTPWQTALVARHPQRPYTLDYVREMFTDFHELHGDRMYADDQSIVGGLARFNGTPCMVIGHQKGRDTKERAARNFGMPRPEGYRKALRLMRLAEKFGIPVFTFVDTPGAYPGIGAEERGQSEAIGHNLYAMAELKVPLICTIIGEGGSGGALAIAVGNAVLMLQYATYAVISPEGCASILWRSADKAPEAADALAIIAPRLKDLGLVDRVVNEPVGGAHRDPRVMARLLRRALGDALRQLQGLTPDQLVEQRLQRVRSYGAFQEVRA from the coding sequence ATGCGCAATACATTTCTGGAATTTGAACAGCCGCTCGCCGAGCTTGAGAACAAGATCGAGCAGCTGCGCTATGTGCAGGCCGATTCGGCAGTAGACATCTCCGATGAAATCGGACGTCTGCAGCAGAAGAGCCAGACGCTCGCCAAGGAGATCTACGCCAAGCTCACGCCTTGGCAAACGGCGCTTGTCGCGCGTCACCCCCAGCGTCCCTACACGCTGGACTACGTGCGCGAAATGTTCACCGACTTCCATGAATTGCATGGCGATCGCATGTACGCCGACGACCAGTCCATCGTGGGTGGCCTGGCGCGCTTCAATGGCACGCCGTGCATGGTCATCGGCCACCAGAAGGGCCGCGACACCAAGGAGCGCGCCGCGCGCAACTTCGGCATGCCGCGCCCCGAGGGCTATCGCAAGGCCCTGCGCCTGATGCGCCTGGCCGAAAAATTCGGCATTCCCGTCTTTACCTTCGTGGACACCCCGGGCGCCTATCCCGGCATCGGCGCCGAAGAGCGCGGCCAGTCCGAAGCCATCGGCCACAACCTTTATGCCATGGCCGAACTGAAAGTCCCGTTGATCTGCACGATCATTGGCGAAGGCGGTTCGGGCGGCGCGCTGGCCATTGCCGTCGGCAACGCCGTGCTGATGCTGCAATACGCCACCTACGCCGTGATTTCGCCGGAAGGCTGCGCGTCCATTCTCTGGCGCAGCGCCGACAAGGCCCCCGAGGCCGCCGACGCGCTGGCCATCATCGCGCCCCGCCTCAAGGATCTGGGTCTGGTGGACCGCGTGGTCAACGAACCCGTGGGCGGCGCGCACCGCGACCCCCGTGTCATGGCCCGTCTGCTGCGCCGCGCGCTCGGCGACGCCCTGCGCCAGCTCCAGGGCCTGACGCCCGATCAGCTCGTCGAGCAGCGCCTGCAGCGCGTGCGCTCGTACGGCGCCTTCCAGGAAGTGCGCGCGTAA
- a CDS encoding tetratricopeptide repeat protein: MTIKPRFCVALLALALAGTPAGVALAQSMSGGAGSNPNASRTTLDPIPPEGGWDALANLLEAAKPSVDTRLTPSASQITTHIERLLTRGDNQEALAMIEKREAEIKDQRGTDVQLMFQHARALAALDRTNEAIDIYTDMTTRFPELPEPWNNLAALYAGRGELDRAQDALQMALRADPNYAAARANLGDLQLLQALRTYKKAAGDGVPGMREKVREVETLLKDKQGK; encoded by the coding sequence GTGACTATCAAGCCGCGTTTTTGCGTTGCCCTGCTCGCCCTGGCCCTTGCCGGCACGCCCGCTGGCGTTGCCCTCGCCCAGTCGATGAGCGGCGGCGCGGGATCGAACCCTAACGCCAGCCGCACCACCCTGGACCCGATTCCCCCCGAAGGCGGCTGGGATGCCCTGGCCAATCTGCTCGAAGCCGCCAAACCCAGCGTGGACACCCGCCTGACGCCGTCCGCCTCCCAGATCACCACGCACATCGAGCGACTGCTCACCCGGGGCGACAACCAGGAAGCCCTGGCGATGATCGAAAAGCGCGAGGCCGAGATCAAGGACCAGCGCGGCACCGACGTCCAGCTCATGTTCCAGCACGCGCGCGCCCTGGCCGCGCTTGATCGCACGAACGAAGCGATCGACATCTACACCGATATGACCACGCGGTTCCCCGAATTGCCGGAACCCTGGAACAATCTGGCAGCTCTATATGCTGGCCGAGGCGAACTCGACCGCGCGCAGGATGCCCTGCAAATGGCGCTGCGCGCCGATCCGAACTACGCGGCGGCTCGCGCCAACCTGGGCGACCTGCAACTGCTGCAGGCCTTGCGCACCTACAAGAAGGCCGCCGGCGACGGCGTGCCCGGCATGCGGGAAAAGGTCCGCGAAGTTGAAACACTGTTGAAGGATAAACAAGGCAAATGA
- a CDS encoding DNA-3-methyladenine glycosylase family protein, translated as MSTADLEIPKPEYWEAAVAHLMRRDRILKKIIPQHPEVWLTSRGTPFITLARAIIGQQISPKAADAVWTKFIDAVGKRPTPVAVLRVGVDGLRKAGLSQRKAEYVLDLAVHFGERRVHPEKWAAMDDEAVISELVAIRGIGRWTAEMFLIFNLQRPDVLPLDDPGLLKAISLHYFSGEPVSRFEAREVSLAWQPWRTVATWYLWRSLEPTPVQY; from the coding sequence ATGTCCACCGCAGATCTCGAGATTCCCAAGCCTGAATACTGGGAAGCCGCCGTGGCGCACCTGATGCGCCGCGACCGCATCCTGAAAAAGATCATCCCCCAGCACCCCGAGGTCTGGCTGACCTCGCGCGGCACGCCGTTCATCACGCTGGCGCGGGCGATCATCGGGCAGCAGATTTCCCCCAAGGCGGCCGATGCCGTCTGGACCAAGTTCATCGACGCCGTGGGCAAACGCCCCACGCCCGTCGCCGTGCTGCGCGTGGGCGTGGACGGCCTGCGCAAGGCCGGACTGTCTCAACGCAAGGCCGAATACGTGCTCGACCTCGCCGTGCATTTCGGCGAACGCCGGGTCCACCCCGAGAAGTGGGCGGCCATGGACGACGAGGCCGTCATCTCGGAACTGGTCGCCATCCGCGGCATCGGACGCTGGACGGCGGAGATGTTTTTGATTTTCAATCTACAGCGGCCCGATGTCCTGCCGCTGGATGATCCCGGGTTGCTCAAGGCAATCTCGCTACACTATTTCAGCGGCGAGCCTGTCTCTCGCTTCGAGGCTCGCGAAGTCTCGTTGGCGTGGCAGCCCTGGCGTACCGTGGCGACCTGGTATCTGTGGCGCAGTCTGGAACCGACGCCGGTCCAATACTGA
- a CDS encoding undecaprenyl-diphosphate phosphatase has translation MTENSLYLIKAFILGILEGLTEFIPVSSTGHLILVGDWLNFDSGDGKVFEVVIQLGSILAVMWVFRARLLQLIRGTLTGVPSEVAFTRNLILAFLPAAVIGAIFIKTIKSVFYHPAVVVVTLVLGGLIMLYVERRTRHTPGDAPGAADDTASDERASAHTLEQITWKQALGVGVAQCFAMIPGTSRSGATIIGGMIAGIQRKTATEFSFFLAMPTMLGAAAYDMYKNFGLLTQHDLSGIAVGFIAAFLSAMVVVRAVLRFVANHTYRVFAWYRIIFGGIVAAWIFTR, from the coding sequence GTGACCGAGAACTCGCTCTATCTGATCAAAGCATTCATCCTGGGCATCCTGGAAGGCCTGACGGAATTCATCCCCGTGTCCAGCACGGGCCACCTCATCCTGGTCGGCGATTGGCTGAATTTCGATTCGGGCGACGGCAAGGTGTTCGAGGTGGTCATCCAGCTTGGATCCATCCTTGCCGTGATGTGGGTCTTCCGCGCGCGCCTGCTCCAGCTGATTCGTGGCACGCTGACGGGCGTGCCCAGCGAAGTGGCCTTCACCCGCAACCTGATCCTGGCGTTCCTGCCGGCGGCGGTGATCGGCGCGATCTTCATCAAGACCATCAAATCGGTGTTCTACCACCCGGCGGTGGTCGTCGTGACGCTGGTGCTGGGCGGGCTGATCATGCTGTACGTCGAACGCCGCACGCGCCACACGCCGGGCGACGCGCCGGGCGCGGCTGACGACACCGCCTCGGACGAGCGCGCCTCGGCCCACACGCTCGAACAGATCACCTGGAAGCAGGCGCTGGGCGTGGGCGTGGCGCAGTGCTTTGCCATGATTCCCGGCACTTCGCGGTCGGGCGCCACCATCATCGGCGGCATGATCGCCGGCATCCAGCGCAAGACGGCCACCGAATTCTCGTTCTTCCTGGCCATGCCGACCATGCTGGGCGCGGCCGCCTACGACATGTACAAGAACTTCGGCCTGCTGACCCAGCACGACCTGTCGGGCATCGCCGTGGGCTTCATCGCGGCGTTCCTGAGCGCCATGGTGGTGGTGCGTGCCGTGCTGCGCTTCGTGGCCAACCACACGTATCGCGTGTTCGCCTGGTACCGGATCATCTTCGGCGGCATCGTGGCCGCCTGGATCTTCACACGCTGA
- a CDS encoding NosR/NirI family protein: MRGSTAVHLRVTKYVQAAFIALWLSCLFLAQAAQAQRLPEFLASTPITDVFPGADRTGAVEGKPAIARVFAGDKPLGLVYLTTDVVNTRGYSSKPIDVLVGLSDSGRIMGAKLVEHHEPIVLIGIPQAKVDRFIQGYVGLNFVESPPRHGAPPPVDIVSGATVTLMVIGDTITRSAIAVARAHGIDKSGAPRQAAQPAATRVLDEDKDTVQTWQELLDAGAVKNLRLTPDDVNQAFLRSGRKDAAEHGEGGPDDTFIDLYAALVSAPSIGRSLLGDIGWQRLKERLKPGQQAVLVAGNGLYSFKGSGYVRGGIFDRIEVIQDESAFRFRDRNHQRLADVNAKGAPALREVALFVVPEDASLDPVKPWRLQLMVQRVLSVSDKAFVTFDLPYDLPTAYTRAVAPPPAPAASQSAAAPAPSPDAESAPPALWKQIWQGKAGQIAILTVALTVLVGIFFFQDQLTSRPLLHDRLRLAFLAFALFWIGWYGQAQLSIVNVLTFFSALRTDFRWEYFLMDPLVFILWCATAISMVFWNRGAFCGWLCPFGALQELTNRIARRLGVRQLKIRHGVAQRLSTFKYVIFLLLFGFSLYDLAVAEQLAEVEPFKTAIILHFVRHWPFVLFAVALLAAGLFIERFFCRYLCPLGAALAIPARLRIFNWLKRYRDCGNPCQRCNIECPVQAIDPSGEINPNECIQCLHCQMLYHHKQKCPHLIQKQAKRERRPAPPPEPTVQEVVLHRMPTPNSANRPNRES, translated from the coding sequence ATGCGCGGCAGTACCGCAGTACACCTTCGGGTCACAAAATACGTTCAAGCCGCGTTCATTGCTTTATGGCTTTCCTGTCTGTTCCTGGCGCAAGCGGCGCAGGCGCAACGCCTGCCTGAATTCCTGGCCAGCACGCCCATCACGGATGTATTCCCCGGCGCCGACCGCACCGGTGCTGTCGAAGGCAAACCCGCGATCGCCCGCGTGTTTGCGGGCGACAAGCCGCTTGGCCTTGTCTATCTCACTACCGACGTGGTCAACACCCGCGGTTATTCCAGCAAGCCGATCGACGTGCTGGTGGGGCTTTCCGACAGCGGCCGCATCATGGGCGCAAAGCTGGTCGAGCACCACGAGCCCATCGTGCTGATCGGCATCCCGCAAGCCAAGGTCGATCGTTTCATCCAGGGCTACGTCGGCCTGAATTTCGTCGAGTCCCCGCCCCGTCACGGCGCGCCGCCACCCGTGGACATCGTCAGCGGCGCAACGGTCACGCTGATGGTGATCGGCGACACGATCACGCGGTCCGCCATTGCAGTGGCGCGCGCGCACGGCATCGACAAGTCCGGCGCGCCGCGCCAGGCGGCGCAGCCGGCGGCCACGCGCGTCCTCGACGAAGACAAGGACACGGTGCAGACCTGGCAGGAACTGCTTGACGCGGGCGCCGTGAAGAACCTGCGCCTGACGCCCGACGACGTCAACCAGGCGTTCCTGCGGTCCGGCCGCAAGGACGCAGCCGAGCACGGCGAAGGCGGCCCCGACGACACCTTCATCGATCTGTATGCCGCGCTGGTCAGCGCGCCATCCATCGGCCGCAGCCTGCTGGGCGACATCGGCTGGCAGCGTCTGAAGGAACGCCTGAAGCCCGGCCAGCAAGCCGTGCTGGTCGCGGGCAATGGGCTCTATTCGTTCAAGGGGTCCGGTTACGTGCGGGGCGGAATCTTCGATCGCATCGAGGTCATCCAGGACGAAAGCGCCTTCCGGTTCCGCGACCGCAACCACCAGCGGCTGGCCGACGTCAACGCCAAGGGCGCGCCGGCGCTGCGCGAAGTCGCCCTCTTTGTCGTGCCCGAGGACGCCTCGCTCGACCCGGTCAAACCGTGGCGCCTGCAACTGATGGTGCAGCGCGTGCTCAGCGTGTCGGACAAGGCGTTCGTCACGTTCGATCTGCCGTATGACCTGCCCACGGCCTACACCCGCGCCGTCGCGCCGCCGCCGGCGCCCGCCGCCAGTCAATCCGCCGCAGCGCCGGCCCCCTCACCCGACGCCGAATCCGCGCCGCCCGCGCTGTGGAAGCAGATCTGGCAGGGCAAGGCCGGCCAGATCGCCATCCTGACCGTCGCGCTGACGGTGCTCGTCGGCATCTTCTTCTTCCAGGATCAGCTCACCTCGCGCCCGCTGCTGCATGACCGCCTGCGTCTGGCGTTCCTGGCCTTCGCGCTGTTCTGGATCGGCTGGTACGGGCAGGCGCAGTTGTCCATCGTGAACGTGCTGACGTTCTTCTCGGCCCTGCGCACCGACTTCCGCTGGGAATACTTCCTGATGGATCCGCTGGTGTTCATCCTGTGGTGCGCCACCGCCATCTCCATGGTTTTCTGGAACCGCGGCGCGTTCTGCGGCTGGCTGTGTCCGTTCGGCGCGCTCCAGGAGCTGACCAACCGCATCGCCCGGCGGCTTGGCGTGCGCCAGCTCAAGATCCGCCACGGCGTGGCGCAGCGGCTGTCCACGTTCAAGTACGTGATCTTCCTGCTGCTCTTCGGCTTCTCGCTGTACGACTTGGCGGTTGCCGAGCAGCTGGCAGAGGTTGAACCCTTCAAGACCGCGATCATCCTGCACTTCGTGCGCCACTGGCCCTTCGTGCTGTTCGCCGTGGCGCTGCTGGCCGCGGGCCTTTTCATCGAGCGCTTCTTCTGCCGCTACCTGTGCCCGCTGGGCGCCGCGCTGGCCATCCCCGCCCGGCTGCGCATCTTCAATTGGCTCAAGCGCTACCGCGACTGCGGCAATCCCTGTCAGCGCTGCAACATCGAATGCCCCGTTCAGGCGATCGACCCCTCCGGCGAAATCAACCCGAACGAGTGCATCCAGTGCCTGCACTGCCAAATGCTTTACCACCACAAACAGAAGTGCCCTCACCTGATCCAGAAGCAGGCAAAGCGTGAGCGGCGCCCGGCTCCGCCCCCTGAGCCAACGGTGCAGGAAGTCGTTCTGCACCGCATGCCGACCCCCAACTCGGCGAATCGCCCCAACCGGGAATCGTGA
- a CDS encoding TerC family protein — translation MEWLLDPAAWVGLLTLVVLEIVLGIDNLIFIAILADKLPPAQRDRARIMGLSLALIMRLGLLSVMSWLVTLTTPLFNIGPLSPSGRDLILMVGGLFLLFKGTMELHERLEGSMHTGSSGPRVYASFWVIVTQIVVLDAVFSLDSVITAVGMVDHLAIMMIAVIIAIGIMLIASKPLTRFVNAHPTVVVLCLGFLLMIGFSLLAEAFGFKVPKGYLYAAIGFSVAIEALNQVARRNLLKLDARFPMRERTASAVLRMLGKRPPASDEPDLPHAGSPAVQAFGVEERNMVSGVLTLAERSIRSIMTPRTDVSWINIDDDPDNIRRQLTEAPHSFFPVCRGSLDEVLGIGRAKDLIADLITEGRVRRNRLRDPIIVHESIGILRLMDTLKRSRGQLVLVADEFGAIEGLVTPIDVFEAIAGEFPDEDELPDIVADGANTWKIDGAADLHHVEQVLETEGLVDDAQDFSTLAGYLLSRFGHLPKPGDVCEYQIHHQHFRFEVLEMDGRRIALVRVEKRPEEHFPDEASLAND, via the coding sequence ATGGAGTGGCTGCTGGACCCCGCTGCGTGGGTCGGCTTGCTTACCCTGGTCGTCCTTGAGATCGTCCTGGGCATTGATAACCTGATTTTCATCGCCATCCTGGCGGACAAGCTGCCGCCCGCGCAGCGCGATCGCGCGCGCATCATGGGCCTGAGCCTCGCGCTCATCATGCGCCTGGGCCTGTTGTCCGTTATGTCATGGCTGGTCACGCTGACTACCCCCCTGTTCAATATCGGTCCACTATCGCCCTCGGGTCGCGACCTGATCCTGATGGTGGGCGGCCTGTTCCTGCTGTTCAAAGGCACGATGGAACTGCACGAGCGCCTTGAAGGCAGCATGCACACCGGCTCGTCCGGCCCGCGTGTCTATGCCAGCTTCTGGGTGATCGTCACGCAGATCGTGGTGCTGGATGCCGTGTTTTCGCTGGACTCGGTGATTACCGCCGTCGGCATGGTGGACCACCTGGCCATCATGATGATCGCCGTCATCATCGCCATTGGCATCATGCTGATCGCGTCCAAGCCGCTGACGCGCTTTGTCAACGCCCACCCGACGGTGGTGGTGCTGTGCCTGGGCTTCCTGCTGATGATCGGCTTTTCGCTCCTGGCCGAAGCCTTCGGCTTCAAGGTGCCCAAGGGCTATCTGTACGCCGCCATCGGTTTCTCGGTTGCCATCGAGGCGCTCAACCAGGTGGCGCGCCGCAACCTGCTCAAGCTCGACGCCCGTTTCCCCATGCGCGAACGCACTGCCTCGGCCGTGCTGCGCATGCTGGGCAAGCGCCCGCCGGCCAGCGACGAACCCGACCTTCCCCATGCCGGCAGCCCGGCCGTCCAGGCGTTCGGGGTCGAAGAGCGCAACATGGTCAGCGGCGTGCTGACGCTGGCCGAGCGTTCCATCCGGTCCATCATGACGCCGCGCACGGACGTTTCCTGGATCAATATCGACGACGATCCCGACAACATCCGCAGGCAACTCACCGAGGCGCCGCACAGCTTTTTCCCGGTGTGCCGCGGCTCGCTCGATGAAGTGCTGGGCATCGGCCGCGCCAAGGACCTGATCGCGGATCTGATCACCGAAGGCCGGGTGCGCCGCAACCGCTTGCGCGATCCCATCATCGTGCACGAGTCGATCGGCATCCTGCGACTCATGGACACCCTCAAGCGCTCGCGCGGCCAGCTCGTGCTGGTGGCTGACGAATTCGGCGCCATCGAGGGGCTGGTGACGCCCATCGACGTCTTCGAAGCCATCGCCGGCGAATTCCCCGACGAGGACGAACTGCCCGACATCGTGGCGGACGGCGCCAACACCTGGAAGATCGATGGGGCGGCCGACCTGCACCACGTCGAGCAGGTGCTTGAAACCGAAGGCCTGGTCGACGACGCCCAGGACTTTTCCACGCTCGCGGGCTACCTGCTATCGCGCTTCGGACATCTGCCCAAGCCGGGCGACGTCTGCGAATACCAGATCCATCACCAGCATTTCCGCTTCGAAGTCCTGGAAATGGATGGCCGCCGCATCGCGCTGGTGCGCGTCGAAAAGCGCCCCGAAGAGCATTTCCCCGACGAAGCATCCCTAGCCAACGACTAA